Proteins encoded by one window of Nicotiana tabacum cultivar K326 chromosome 10, ASM71507v2, whole genome shotgun sequence:
- the LOC107781412 gene encoding protein ZW2-like, with amino-acid sequence MAPPGSFGNNITVGSFEAFFQGWLLRQEQFLNELIIAQNTFDESQEGVIKNLISGVLAHYQEYFEEKSRMSHRNVFNVFSPAWFTPLEKSYLWIAGFKPGLAFSLVMNSVDDLSQNQVERINRLKFETRVQEKNLMDELAKIQESVAAPPFMGLAQQFGVHLLRGDGGKIREVDENIETLRSALENVITDADKLRTRTAERVVGILNPLQSLRFLTAAAQLQLRIRMLGMQTEAERLQMQTLDGYVWLNPRVIQISRINGYI; translated from the exons atggCGCCACCTGGCTCATTTGGAAACAACATTACTGTTGGTTCATTTGAGGCTTTTTTTCAAGGCTGGTTATTACGCCAAGAACAATTCTTGAATGAACTTATAATAGCACAAAACACATTCGATGAATCACAAGAGGGTGTTATTAAAAACCTTATATCTGGTGTCCTAGCTCATTATCAAGAATACtttgaagaaaaatcaagaatgtCTCATAGAAATGTATTCAATGTGTTTTCTCCTGCATGGTTTACTCCATTAGAAAAAAGTTACTTATGGATTGCAGGGTTTAAACCGGGTTTAGCTTTTTCCTTGGTAATGAATTCTGTAGATGATTTGAGTCAAAATCAAGTAGAGAGAATTAATaggctcaaatttgaaacaaggGTTCAAGAGAAGAATCTTATGGATGAGTTGGCGAAAATTCAAGAAAGTGTGGCAGCCCCTCCATTTATGGGACTAGCACAACAGTTCGGAGTTCATCTCCTGCGAG GGGATGGTGGAAAAATAAGAGAAGTGGATGAAAACATAGAGACACTAAGATCAGCTCTAGAAAATGTGATAACAGATGCAGATAAATTAAGGACAAGAACAGCAGAGAGGGTGGTGGGGATATTAAATCCTTTGCAGAGTTTGAGGTTTTTGACAGCTGCAGCACAACTTCAGTTGAGAATAAGGATGTTGGGAATGCAGACAGAAGCAGAGAGACTGCAAATGCAAACCTTAGATG GATATGTTTGGCTAAATCCACGCGTCATTCAAATAAGCAGGATAAATGGGTacatttaa